A genomic window from Leptolyngbya sp. BL0902 includes:
- a CDS encoding NAD(P)/FAD-dependent oxidoreductase produces the protein MANVVVIGAGLGGLPAAYELRHFLPAEHQVTLISEHDKFTFIPGLIQVALDLKSMKHVQLDLAPLAQRHRLNLVQDRVTGLDPVQRKITLASGDTLDYDYLTIATGASLAFDLIPGLGPHGGYTQSVCTPDHALEARETWREFVKNPGPMVVGAAPGAGCFGPAYEFILMAERELRRLGIRDQVPITYITPEPYVGHLGVSGVKNARELTADLMEKRGVEFIDNAAITQVSPDAVILSDGRQVPFRYSMILPSFRGAPFIREVPGLADEKGFIPVLPTQRHPEFPEIYAAGVSIKLTQPDQTKVPIGLPKSGQMAEAMATAAAHNIAVDLGAINGPLQVPTLDALCFAEFGETGIAYIAAPVIPDPATGKRKQSYAARGPWVVWVKAAFEEYFMAKMRFGVGMPWYERLGLRTLFGLKLLSDYRPSAPQMVDSHVPSQPA, from the coding sequence ATGGCTAACGTTGTTGTGATTGGGGCTGGTTTGGGTGGGTTGCCCGCCGCCTACGAACTACGGCACTTTCTCCCCGCCGAGCACCAGGTCACGCTGATTTCTGAGCATGACAAGTTCACCTTTATTCCAGGACTCATCCAAGTGGCGCTGGATCTCAAGTCCATGAAGCACGTTCAGTTGGATCTGGCTCCCCTGGCCCAACGCCACAGGCTCAACTTGGTGCAGGATCGGGTAACGGGGCTGGATCCTGTGCAGCGGAAGATCACCCTAGCCAGCGGCGATACTCTGGACTACGACTATCTGACCATTGCCACCGGAGCCTCCCTCGCCTTCGACCTGATCCCCGGCCTTGGCCCCCACGGCGGCTATACGCAATCCGTTTGCACCCCCGACCACGCCCTAGAAGCACGGGAAACATGGCGCGAGTTTGTGAAAAATCCTGGGCCAATGGTGGTGGGGGCGGCCCCCGGTGCGGGCTGCTTTGGCCCCGCCTACGAATTTATTTTGATGGCCGAACGGGAACTGCGCCGCCTGGGCATTCGCGACCAGGTACCCATTACCTACATCACGCCAGAACCCTACGTGGGGCATTTGGGCGTTTCTGGGGTAAAAAATGCCCGCGAACTCACCGCTGATTTGATGGAAAAACGAGGGGTAGAGTTCATCGACAATGCCGCCATTACCCAGGTCAGCCCCGATGCCGTCATCCTCAGCGATGGTCGCCAAGTTCCCTTCCGCTATTCGATGATTCTGCCGTCTTTCCGGGGCGCTCCGTTCATCCGTGAAGTCCCCGGTTTGGCCGACGAAAAAGGGTTCATCCCCGTGCTGCCCACCCAGCGCCACCCCGAATTTCCTGAAATCTACGCCGCCGGGGTGAGCATCAAACTGACCCAGCCCGACCAAACCAAAGTACCCATCGGCCTACCCAAGAGCGGACAAATGGCCGAAGCCATGGCCACCGCCGCCGCCCACAACATCGCCGTGGATCTAGGTGCCATCAACGGCCCGCTGCAAGTGCCCACCCTCGATGCCCTCTGCTTTGCCGAATTTGGCGAAACGGGCATCGCCTACATCGCCGCGCCAGTCATTCCCGACCCGGCCACGGGCAAACGCAAGCAGTCCTACGCCGCCCGTGGCCCCTGGGTGGTGTGGGTAAAAGCGGCCTTTGAGGAATACTTCATGGCCAAAATGCGCTTTGGGGTGGGGATGCCCTGGTACGAACGGCTGGGGCTGCGGACGCTGTTTGGCCTCAAACTGCTGAGCGACTATCGGCCCTCGGCACCCCAGATGGTGGACAGCCATGTGCCTTCCCAACCTGCTTAG
- a CDS encoding DUF302 domain-containing protein, with amino-acid sequence MYHFSKVVAASFDDAIALVTEALRQQGLGILTEIDVQAAFKKKLDVDFRRYKILGACHPQVAYAMLQTDDKAGVLYPCNVVVQEHTDGRVEVSAVDPLAMFLMIHSPQAKEIALDASQKMQAVMAQLPEAVLVAA; translated from the coding sequence ATGTATCACTTCAGTAAAGTCGTGGCCGCCTCCTTTGATGACGCCATTGCCCTAGTCACCGAAGCGCTACGCCAGCAAGGGCTCGGCATCCTCACCGAGATCGACGTGCAAGCCGCCTTCAAGAAAAAGCTGGATGTAGACTTCCGCCGCTACAAAATTCTCGGAGCCTGCCATCCCCAGGTGGCCTACGCCATGCTGCAAACCGACGACAAAGCGGGCGTCCTCTATCCCTGCAACGTCGTCGTGCAAGAGCACACCGATGGCCGAGTAGAGGTCTCCGCCGTGGATCCCCTGGCCATGTTTTTGATGATCCACAGCCCCCAGGCCAAGGAAATCGCCCTCGATGCCAGCCAAAAAATGCAGGCCGTCATGGCCCAACTGCCCGAAGCCGTTTTAGTCGCCGCCTAG
- the petC gene encoding cytochrome b6-f complex iron-sulfur subunit — protein sequence MDNTFPLTDPPSLSRRQLLNFLTGATVAATVGSALYPAAKFMVPPAAAAAGGGLLAKDKLGNPIPASQVLAEPPGTRALVAGLAGEPTYLTVTEDGSIDAMGLVDNCTHLGCTFPWNPLDQQFQCPCHGSRYSPDGAVVRGPADRPLKLTRVEVRDNAIWLSPWTETDPRTGEKPWWV from the coding sequence ATGGACAACACCTTTCCCCTCACCGATCCCCCTTCTTTATCTCGGCGGCAACTGCTGAACTTCCTAACCGGAGCCACCGTTGCTGCCACCGTAGGTTCGGCCCTGTACCCCGCCGCCAAGTTTATGGTGCCCCCCGCCGCCGCCGCTGCTGGGGGTGGATTGCTGGCCAAAGATAAACTGGGCAACCCCATCCCCGCCAGCCAAGTTTTGGCCGAACCTCCCGGCACCCGTGCCCTAGTGGCTGGATTGGCCGGAGAACCCACCTACCTCACCGTTACCGAAGACGGCTCCATCGACGCCATGGGCCTGGTGGACAACTGTACCCACTTGGGCTGCACCTTTCCCTGGAACCCGCTGGATCAGCAGTTTCAGTGCCCTTGTCATGGTTCCCGCTATAGCCCCGACGGTGCCGTCGTGCGTGGCCCTGCGGATCGCCCCCTCAAACTCACCCGCGTTGAGGTGCGCGACAACGCCATCTGGCTCTCCCCCTGGACAGAAACCGACCCCCGCACGGGAGAAAAACCCTGGTGGGTGTAG
- a CDS encoding arsenic resistance protein, with amino-acid sequence MIAGILVGAVINPAPLKALIIPLTFLMVYPMMVNLQIQEVLSGGDTKVQVVTQLINFAIVPFFAFGMGQLFFADQPLVALGLLLASLLPTSGMTISWTGFAKGNVSAAIKMTVVGLILGSVATPFYAKGLMGAVVEIPLTDIFRQIIIIVFLPMLLGLATRTVLIRTLGADKYHKNLKHKFPAFSTLGVLGVVFVAMALKAKDIISNPMILLSFLVPLAILYAGNFLLSTIIGKLFFNRGDAIALVYGTVMRNLSIALAIAMTSFGREQGSEIALIIAMAYIIQVQAAAWYVRFTDRIFGPIPQPLTQP; translated from the coding sequence ATGATCGCGGGGATTTTGGTCGGGGCCGTCATTAACCCAGCCCCGCTCAAGGCGTTGATTATTCCCCTCACCTTTTTAATGGTTTACCCGATGATGGTGAACCTGCAAATTCAAGAGGTTCTCTCCGGCGGCGACACCAAAGTTCAAGTAGTCACGCAGTTAATTAACTTTGCCATCGTGCCCTTTTTCGCTTTTGGGATGGGGCAATTATTCTTTGCCGATCAGCCCCTTGTGGCACTGGGGTTGCTACTCGCCTCCCTCCTACCCACCAGCGGCATGACGATTTCCTGGACGGGCTTTGCCAAAGGCAACGTCAGCGCGGCCATTAAGATGACCGTGGTGGGGCTGATCCTCGGTTCCGTTGCCACCCCCTTCTATGCCAAGGGTTTGATGGGAGCGGTGGTCGAAATTCCTCTCACAGACATTTTTCGGCAGATTATTATTATTGTGTTTCTGCCCATGCTGCTGGGTTTAGCCACCCGCACGGTGCTGATTCGTACCCTGGGGGCCGACAAGTATCACAAAAATCTAAAGCACAAATTTCCAGCTTTTTCGACGTTGGGTGTCCTCGGTGTGGTCTTCGTGGCCATGGCCCTCAAGGCGAAGGATATTATCAGCAATCCGATGATTTTGCTGTCCTTTTTGGTACCCCTGGCAATTCTGTATGCCGGGAACTTTCTCCTCAGCACCATTATCGGCAAGCTGTTCTTTAACCGAGGCGACGCCATCGCCCTAGTCTACGGCACAGTAATGCGAAATCTCTCCATTGCCCTTGCCATTGCGATGACCAGCTTTGGTCGAGAACAGGGTTCAGAAATTGCCCTAATTATCGCCATGGCCTATATTATTCAAGTGCAAGCAGCGGCCTGGTATGTGCGCTTCACCGACCGCATTTTTGGGCCTATTCCTCAACCACTAACCCAGCCTTGA
- a CDS encoding DUF3038 domain-containing protein produces the protein MAHSAPTPQQLQSIKAQLDLVLLALESLTGVGSEAMLAAAASLGLSELLSDRVNLWRLRQSSPLRKGQGRKKLDIDEARALVLVITDLAQAHQATIRQAVAQLEDALDQGRPPHRVAILGNYLDAFANAYQERMEADPTPTPDDLNALALKLLIDLLFYGGSGGSRKLWLTLLDRSQT, from the coding sequence TTGGCCCATTCTGCGCCGACGCCCCAGCAACTCCAGAGCATTAAGGCCCAACTTGATCTGGTGTTGTTGGCCCTAGAATCGTTGACGGGCGTGGGTTCTGAGGCGATGTTGGCGGCAGCAGCGAGCTTGGGCTTATCGGAACTGCTGAGTGATCGGGTCAACCTCTGGCGGTTGCGGCAATCTAGCCCCCTACGCAAGGGTCAAGGCCGTAAAAAGCTTGATATTGACGAAGCCCGTGCCCTGGTGTTGGTGATTACTGATCTCGCCCAGGCCCACCAGGCCACCATTCGTCAGGCCGTCGCCCAGCTCGAAGATGCCCTCGACCAAGGCCGTCCCCCCCACCGGGTAGCCATTCTGGGCAACTACCTAGATGCCTTCGCCAATGCCTACCAAGAGCGGATGGAAGCCGACCCAACGCCGACCCCCGACGACCTCAATGCCCTGGCCCTAAAACTGTTGATTGATCTGCTGTTCTATGGCGGCTCAGGTGGATCTCGAAAACTCTGGCTCACGCTCCTAGATCGTTCTCAAACCTAG